The proteins below come from a single Argentina anserina chromosome 1, drPotAnse1.1, whole genome shotgun sequence genomic window:
- the LOC126790067 gene encoding protein RADIALIS-like 3 yields the protein MISNKLSFPDSSSTWTPKQTKLFENALAIYDQETHDRWHKIAKIVGGTTAEEVKRQYEILVHDINCIESGKVPLPKYRKAGESSISNQEKRLKSLKL from the exons ATGATATCTAACAAGCTTTCGTTCCCAGACTCCAGCTCAACTTGGACACCCAAGCAAACCAAGTTGTTTGAAAATGCTCTCGCAATCTACGATCAGGAAACCCATGACCGTTGGCACAAGATAGCCAAGATCGTTGGAGGGACAACTGCAGAGGAAGTGAAGAGACAGTACGAGATCCTAGTACACGACATCAACTGCATAGAGTCAGGCAAAGTTCCCCTTCCTAAATACCGGAAAGCAGGAGAAAGCAGCATCAGCAATCAGGAAAAGAg GCTGAAGAGTTTAAAGCTATAA
- the LOC126800674 gene encoding uncharacterized protein LOC126800674 has product MPENTRIEFDILDSHGTEYHQWVSDVQITFVEKKFTTAINPPKEKEDQASDEVKAQALIFLRRHMDKVLNKQCLKDIYPSVLWEALKERFNNVHDARWPTLLAAWRYVRLLDFAKVHDYHQWMLNLQADLNVCGKEETDDDMIEKTLETFPESASEIAHQYITLIMRPKESRV; this is encoded by the coding sequence ATGCCTGAAAATACACGAATAGAGTTTGACATCCTAGATTCTCATGGAACTGAGTATCATCAATGGGTATCCGACGTGCAAATCACATTCGTCGAAAAGAAGTTTACTACTGCCATCAACcctccaaaagaaaaagaggaccAAGCGTCCGATGAGGTGAAAGCACAAGCCCTGATATTTCTCAGGCGCCATATGGACAAGGTACTCAACAAACAGTGCCTCAAGGATATATATCCGAGTGTTCTTTGGGAAGCTCTCAAGGAACGGTTTAATAATGTGCATGACGCACGGTGGCCAACTCTTTTGGCGGCATGGAGATATGTTCGTCTACTGGATTTCGCCAAGGTTCATGATTACCATCAGTGGATGTTAAATCTCCAGGCAGACTTAAATGTGTGTGGCAAGGAGGAAACTGATGATGACATGATCGAGAAGACCCTAGAGACTTTCCCAGAATCTGCGAGTGAAATAGCTCACCAATATATCACCTTGATTATGAGGCCAAAAGAATCAAGAGTTTAG